Proteins encoded within one genomic window of Sebastes fasciatus isolate fSebFas1 chromosome 18, fSebFas1.pri, whole genome shotgun sequence:
- the ccnk gene encoding cyclin-K isoform X2, whose protein sequence is MKEFKENFSGQLILDHIKPCWYWDKKDLAHTPSQSEGLDPGTEARYRREGARFIFDVGTRLGLHYDTLATGIIYFHRFYMFHSFKQFPRYVTGACCLFLAGKVEETPKKCKDIIKTARSLLNDVQFAQFGDDPKEEVMVLERILLQTIKFDLQVEHPYMFLLRYVKQLKGEKNKVCKVLQMAWTFVNDSLCTMLSLQWEPEIIAVAVMYLAGRLCKFDIQEWTAKQSSRRWWEQFVQDVPVELLEDICHQILDLYSQGNKPIPQQIQEKERAAVPQIPIPPMPQGLPPVPAPPPPPPKKTSPQGGSPARQLKRSHTSPKDEPKAPEQVGLKIPRLESPMPPLPTSQPPPDRKAPAPAPPVEAEPLNEVAPPLPHAPPPHKPPPLPHRPPPPPPSNYIMSTTSSYMSGEGYQSLQSMMKTEGPSYAPMPPSYAPPIPQYHPHVYPPPAQPPPGPPPPPSNYPPPNLAPAYPPPGYNNYPPPPRMPLGHVPPQVIGLPPGGYPPPPVPPGQSQVPLPPPPGMPMNHGGWMR, encoded by the exons ATGAAGGAATTCAAGGAGAACTTTTCAGGCCAGTTAATTCTGGACCACATCAAGCCATGCTGGTACTGGGACAAGAAGGATTTAGCCCACACCCCCTCCCAGTCTGAAGGCCTGGACCCTGGCACAGAGGCCCGGTACCGGAGAGAAGGAGCCCGCTTCATTTTTGACGTGGGGACCAGACTTGGCCT ACACTATGACACACTGGCAACCGGCATCATATATTTCCACCGCTTCTACATGTTCCACTCCTTCAAGCAGTTCCCCAGATAT GTGACGGGTGCGTGCTGTCTTTTCCTGGCGGGGAAAGTGGAGGAAACTCCAAAGAAGTGTAAAGACATCATCAAAACAGCCCGCAGCCTATTGAACGATGTGCAGTTTGCCCAGTTTGGAGATGATCCAAAG gaggaggtgatggtgtTGGAGAGAATTTTGCTCCAGACTATCAAATTTGACCTGCAGGTGGAGCACCCTTACATGTTCCTGCTGCGCTATGTCAAGCAGCTCAAAG GAGAGAAGAATAAAGTGTGCAAGGTGCTGCAAATGGCGTGGACCTTTGTCAATGACAG CCTGTGCACCATGCTGTCTCTGCAGTGGGAACCAGAGATCATTGCGGTAGCCGTCATGTACCTGGCCGGCCGCCTGTGTAAGTTTGACATCCAGGAGTGGACCGCCAAGCAGTCATCACGCCGCTGGTGGGAGCAGTTTGTGCAGGACGTCCCAGTTGAGCTGCTCGAAG ACATTTGCCACCAGATCCTGGATCTGTACTCTCAGGGCAACAAGCCCATTCCTCAGCAGAtccaggagaaggagagggctGCTGTCCCTCAGATCCCCATCCCTCCAATGCCACAGGGACTACCACCAGTCCCCGCCCCTCCTCCCCCACCACCGAAGAAGACGTCCCCTCAGGGAGGCAGCCCTGCACGCCAGCTCAAACGCTCACAC acatccCCGAAAGATGAACCAAAGGCTCCGG AACAAGTTGGTTTAAAGATTCCTAGACTGGAGAGCCCGATGCCCCCTCTGCCTACATCGCAGCCTCCCCCAG ACCGCAAAGCTCCGGCTCCAGCCCCTCCTGTGGAAGCAGAACCATTAAATGAAGTGGCTCCTCCTCTACCGCACGCTCCACCTCCACACAAGCCCCCTCCCTTACCCCATCGCCCTCCTCCGCCTCCGCCCTCCAACTACATCATGTCCACCACCAGCTCCTACATGTCGGGAGAAGGCTACCAGAGCCTGCAGTCGATGATGAAGACGGAAGGTCCCTCCTACGCCCCGATGCCGCCCAGCTACGCGCCCCCGATACCGCAGTATCACCCCCACGTCTATCCGCCGCCCGCGCAACCGCCTCCAGGCCCTCCGCCGCCTCCTTCCAACTACCCGCCGCCCAACTTGGCGCCAGCGTATCCGCCGCCGGGCTACAACAACTACCCTCCGCCTCCACGCATGCCTCTGGGCCACGTGCCCCCTCAGGTTATAGGCCTCCCGCCTGGGGGTTATCCTCCACCCCCCGTGCCCCCAGGACAGTCACAGGTGCCCCTGCCCCCTCCGCCTGGCATGCCTATGAATCACGGTGGTTGGATGAGATGA
- the ccnk gene encoding cyclin-K isoform X1, with translation MLKSSAAGPSTVASPQQMKEFKENFSGQLILDHIKPCWYWDKKDLAHTPSQSEGLDPGTEARYRREGARFIFDVGTRLGLHYDTLATGIIYFHRFYMFHSFKQFPRYVTGACCLFLAGKVEETPKKCKDIIKTARSLLNDVQFAQFGDDPKEEVMVLERILLQTIKFDLQVEHPYMFLLRYVKQLKGEKNKVCKVLQMAWTFVNDSLCTMLSLQWEPEIIAVAVMYLAGRLCKFDIQEWTAKQSSRRWWEQFVQDVPVELLEDICHQILDLYSQGNKPIPQQIQEKERAAVPQIPIPPMPQGLPPVPAPPPPPPKKTSPQGGSPARQLKRSHTSPKDEPKAPEQVGLKIPRLESPMPPLPTSQPPPDRKAPAPAPPVEAEPLNEVAPPLPHAPPPHKPPPLPHRPPPPPPSNYIMSTTSSYMSGEGYQSLQSMMKTEGPSYAPMPPSYAPPIPQYHPHVYPPPAQPPPGPPPPPSNYPPPNLAPAYPPPGYNNYPPPPRMPLGHVPPQVIGLPPGGYPPPPVPPGQSQVPLPPPPGMPMNHGGWMR, from the exons ATGTTAAAG TCCAGTGCAGCGGGTCCATCCACCGTTGCCTCTCCTCAGCAAATGAAGGAATTCAAGGAGAACTTTTCAGGCCAGTTAATTCTGGACCACATCAAGCCATGCTGGTACTGGGACAAGAAGGATTTAGCCCACACCCCCTCCCAGTCTGAAGGCCTGGACCCTGGCACAGAGGCCCGGTACCGGAGAGAAGGAGCCCGCTTCATTTTTGACGTGGGGACCAGACTTGGCCT ACACTATGACACACTGGCAACCGGCATCATATATTTCCACCGCTTCTACATGTTCCACTCCTTCAAGCAGTTCCCCAGATAT GTGACGGGTGCGTGCTGTCTTTTCCTGGCGGGGAAAGTGGAGGAAACTCCAAAGAAGTGTAAAGACATCATCAAAACAGCCCGCAGCCTATTGAACGATGTGCAGTTTGCCCAGTTTGGAGATGATCCAAAG gaggaggtgatggtgtTGGAGAGAATTTTGCTCCAGACTATCAAATTTGACCTGCAGGTGGAGCACCCTTACATGTTCCTGCTGCGCTATGTCAAGCAGCTCAAAG GAGAGAAGAATAAAGTGTGCAAGGTGCTGCAAATGGCGTGGACCTTTGTCAATGACAG CCTGTGCACCATGCTGTCTCTGCAGTGGGAACCAGAGATCATTGCGGTAGCCGTCATGTACCTGGCCGGCCGCCTGTGTAAGTTTGACATCCAGGAGTGGACCGCCAAGCAGTCATCACGCCGCTGGTGGGAGCAGTTTGTGCAGGACGTCCCAGTTGAGCTGCTCGAAG ACATTTGCCACCAGATCCTGGATCTGTACTCTCAGGGCAACAAGCCCATTCCTCAGCAGAtccaggagaaggagagggctGCTGTCCCTCAGATCCCCATCCCTCCAATGCCACAGGGACTACCACCAGTCCCCGCCCCTCCTCCCCCACCACCGAAGAAGACGTCCCCTCAGGGAGGCAGCCCTGCACGCCAGCTCAAACGCTCACAC acatccCCGAAAGATGAACCAAAGGCTCCGG AACAAGTTGGTTTAAAGATTCCTAGACTGGAGAGCCCGATGCCCCCTCTGCCTACATCGCAGCCTCCCCCAG ACCGCAAAGCTCCGGCTCCAGCCCCTCCTGTGGAAGCAGAACCATTAAATGAAGTGGCTCCTCCTCTACCGCACGCTCCACCTCCACACAAGCCCCCTCCCTTACCCCATCGCCCTCCTCCGCCTCCGCCCTCCAACTACATCATGTCCACCACCAGCTCCTACATGTCGGGAGAAGGCTACCAGAGCCTGCAGTCGATGATGAAGACGGAAGGTCCCTCCTACGCCCCGATGCCGCCCAGCTACGCGCCCCCGATACCGCAGTATCACCCCCACGTCTATCCGCCGCCCGCGCAACCGCCTCCAGGCCCTCCGCCGCCTCCTTCCAACTACCCGCCGCCCAACTTGGCGCCAGCGTATCCGCCGCCGGGCTACAACAACTACCCTCCGCCTCCACGCATGCCTCTGGGCCACGTGCCCCCTCAGGTTATAGGCCTCCCGCCTGGGGGTTATCCTCCACCCCCCGTGCCCCCAGGACAGTCACAGGTGCCCCTGCCCCCTCCGCCTGGCATGCCTATGAATCACGGTGGTTGGATGAGATGA